The genomic window CGGCGCAGGAGGCGTTCGGCGTCCGCACCGATCTCGCGGACGACGTCCCCGGCCGGGCGGACCGAGGTGACGAGCCCCGCCGCCTCCCCCGCATACACGACACCGACGGTGGTGTCGGCGGGATCGTAGGCGGCGGCGAGGGTGGCGTTGTCCGCGCCCTGCCCGTGCCACCGTTCGGTGTACGCGTTGACGAGGGCTCGTCCACCCCAGCGCTGCGGCCACGGCTGGTCCCGGGCCTGATCGAAGATCGACGTGTAGACGGTGTCGGCGGAGTCGGCCTCGACGAGCCGCTGCCGCGCGAAGTCCGGTCCGGTGGTCTCCGGGCTCGCGAGCAGGGCGGTCCCGATCCAGCCGCCCGCGGCGCCGGCGGCGATCACGGCGGCCAGCCCGCGTCCGGTGGCGATACCGCCCGCCGCGATCACCGGCAGGTCGGTGGCCTCGAGGATCTGTTGCAGCAGCGGCAGTGTGCCGATCCGGCCCGTGTGGCCACCGGCCTCGGTGCCCTGCGCCACCACGAAGTCGACACCCGCAGCCTCCACCACCCGCAGGTCCTCGATCGTGTTGATCTGCGAACCCACCAGGGCGCCACACGCTTTCGCGCGCGGCACGAACGGCGCCGGATCACCGAACGACAGCGAGATCACGTCCGGCTCCTCGCCGATCGCGGCGTCGAGCAGGGCGTCGTCGTCGTACAGCGACCACGTCATGAGCCCGACACCGAGCTTGCCGCCGCCGAGTTCCCGGGCCACCGCGGACTCGGCGGCGATCCACTCCGGGGTGGCGTAGCGGGCGGCCCCGAGTAACCCGAGCCCACCGGCCCGCGTCACTTCCCCCGCCAGACGGCCTCCGGCCCGTCCACCCATCGGGGCACCGACGATCGGCACCTCCAGTCCCAGTTCCCGGGTCAGCCAGGTGTCGATCACGATGCTCCTTCCGAGCGGCTTCCGAGCGGCTTCCGAGCGGCGCAGCCGCCTACTTCTTCGGCTTGTCGGCCACCGACTCGTTCGACAGTGCCGCCACGAAGGCCTCCTGCGGCACCTCGACGCGACCGATGGTCTTCATGCGCTTCTTGCCTTCCTTCTGCTTCTCGAGCAGCTTGCGCTTACGGGAGATGTCGCCGCCGTAGCACTTGGCGAGGACGTCCTTGCGGATCGCCCGAATGTTCTCGCGCGCAATGATCTTCGAGCCGATCGCGGCCTGGATCGGCACCTCGAACTGCTGGCGCGGGATCAGCTCGCGCAGCTTGGTGGTCATCTTGTTGCCGTACGCGAAGGCCGCATCCTTGTGCACGATCGCACTGAAGGCGTCGACAGCCTCGCCCTGCAGCAGGATGTCGACCTTCACCAACGCGGCCTGCTGCTCGCCGGACTCCTCGTAGTCGAGACTCGCGTAACCCTTGGTCCGCGACTTGAGGGCGTCGAAGAAGTCGAACATGATCTCACCCATCGGCAGCGTGTACCGCAGTTCGACGCGGGTCTCGGACAGGTAGTCCATACCGCCGAGCTCGCCGCGGCGGGACTGACACAGCTCCATGATCGCGCCGGTGTACTCGCTGGGCGCGATGACGGTGCACTTGGTCATCGGCTCGTACACCTCCCGCACCTTGCCCTCGGGCCAGTACGACGGGTTGGTGACCTCGTGCTCGCTGCCGTCCTCCATCGTCACCCGGTAGACGACGTTCGGGGCGGTGGAGATCAGGTCGAGGCCGAACTCGCGCTCGAGCCGGTCGCGGGTGATCTCCATGTGCAGCAGGCCGAGGAAGCCGCAGCGGAAACCGAAGCCCAGCGCCACCGACGTCTCCGGCT from Prescottella sp. R16 includes these protein-coding regions:
- a CDS encoding nitronate monooxygenase family protein — protein: MIDTWLTRELGLEVPIVGAPMGGRAGGRLAGEVTRAGGLGLLGAARYATPEWIAAESAVARELGGGKLGVGLMTWSLYDDDALLDAAIGEEPDVISLSFGDPAPFVPRAKACGALVGSQINTIEDLRVVEAAGVDFVVAQGTEAGGHTGRIGTLPLLQQILEATDLPVIAAGGIATGRGLAAVIAAGAAGGWIGTALLASPETTGPDFARQRLVEADSADTVYTSIFDQARDQPWPQRWGGRALVNAYTERWHGQGADNATLAAAYDPADTTVGVVYAGEAAGLVTSVRPAGDVVREIGADAERLLRRTY